Proteins encoded by one window of Octopus bimaculoides isolate UCB-OBI-ISO-001 chromosome 4, ASM119413v2, whole genome shotgun sequence:
- the LOC106875046 gene encoding serine protease 23, translating to MTSPFVKFISTMFFTPERTYFYMFLCTLIGFMSATNLYDNKYETIISELSHELLSSENNLLVDVSKVLFTISSLNSNFPLINNQPYQSYLSIIRSYFHFRKSLRNEATPLSVHKKRNGSTWHKRIPDKRNQHKRYSCISARLLYPLRDFGKNVVILSSGCSGTLLSAQFVLTAAHCVHNGRTSFTNLQVIIQETILSRRIHYVKRITVPKGWLLVDNLVDTERYMNDYAVLELAVEVTGRREFMKLKAPDRNTMAFDMYYMGFTFKQELKFSINTCPWETGRLFMNHNLITRVCGAGSGHSGSAVFTYNQQKGFRISGIVSHARMIKTNHANRSNGQWTVITALTDSRIKHICSIVQAGTTRSSGGSCDQRQIHLFY from the coding sequence ATGACTTCACCCTTTGTTAAATTTATATCAACAATGTTCTTTACTCCCGAAAGGACCTATTTCTATATGTTTCTCTGTACTCTAATTGGTTTTATGTCGGCAACAAATCTTTATGATAACAAATACGAAACAATTATCTCTGAACTCAGTCATGAACTCTTATCTTCTGAAAATAATCTTCTTGTAGATGTATCGAAAGTTCTTTTTACCATCTCTTCTTTgaatagtaatttccctttgatCAACAACCAACCGTACCAAAGTTATTTAAGTATCATCAGAAGTTACTTCCACTTCAGAAAATCCCTCCGTAATGAAGCAACACCTTTGTCAGTTCATAAAAAACGGAATGGCTCCACTTGGCATAAAAGAATCCCTGATAAGAGAAACCAGCATAAAAGATATTCTTGTATCTCTGCAAGGTTGTTATATCCTTTGAGAGACTTTGGTAAAAATGTTGTGATCCTTTCTTCCGGTTGTTCTGGGACACTTCTTTCTGCACAGTTTGTTCTAACTGCCGCCCATTGTGTTCACAATGGCAGAACAAGTTTTACAAATCTACAAGTGATAATTCAAGAGACAATATTAAGCCGAAGAATTCACTATGTCAAACGCATTACGGTACCAAAAGGTTGGTTACTAGTTGACAACTTGGTAGACACTGAACGATATATGAATGATTATGCTGTTTTAGAATTGGCCGTAGAAGTAACTGGACGCAGAGAGTTTATGAAATTGAAGGCTCCGGACAGGAACACTATGGCATTTGATATGTATTATATGGGGTTTACATTTAAACAGGAACTGAAGTTCTCGATTAACACATGTCCATGGGAAACCGGAAGATTATTCATGAATCATAATCTCATTACAAGAGTTTGCGGAGCTGGCAGTGGTCATTCCGGCTCAGCCGTATTTACGTACAATCAGCAAAAGGGTTTTCGTATATCGGGCATTGTTTCGCATGCCCGAATGATAAAGACGAACCATGCCAACCGGTCAAATGGTCAATGGACGGTCATTACAGCATTGACAGATTCCAGGATCAAACACATCTGTTCCATCGTCCAAGCAGGGACGACTCGGAGTAGCGGAGGATCGTGTGACCAAcgacaaatacatttattttattga